One genomic window of Luteitalea pratensis includes the following:
- a CDS encoding amidohydrolase family protein, whose protein sequence is MTGRFASALAVLLTLGIALSAQQPPAQPPPASPPPAVPAADAKKEPAWDITAPLGPTHVVEFETDEGTWMNVDVSPDGQTIVFDLLGDLYTMPIAGSGSGLATRVTSGPAFDMQPRFSPDGKRIAFSSDRDGLWNIWVMNADGNKPSLVSKENRWFVNSPTWAPDGQSIYARKHFVKQRSLGAGEIWQFHVAGGDGLQVTEKNGWQKDAGEPAISPDGQVLYYSKDVTPGETFEYNKDPFGTIYAIMRRDLKTGKERSVTARPGGSITPRVSPDGKSLAFIRRVDLGSRLFVRDLATGVERSVFDGLDKDLQEAWAVHGVYAQYAWTPDGKGFVIWGRGGLWRVDLASKTGTRIPFRAGVEQTVNDPLRFSREVAPERVPVRMLRHVKVAPDGRSVVYSALGHLYVRGLPDGEPRRLTQDPAHEAWPTFSPDGRQIAYVTWDDEARGRLKVIGTDGQGGRDVIATPGQYAAPSFSPDGASIVYRATGPDTGRDINYAAESGVFIVPAAGGTSKKVSDGGQEPLFNRDGTRIFLRERRGDQAVLRSVTLEGGDEIVHVQSENAIQIVPSPDNKWVAFEERFRTYVMPLPATGRPATIAPGGSAYPVAQVSRDTGFSLHWSADSQRVHWALGPELYTRDLTKTFAFVEGGQDVPSPPETAGVNIGFTQASDAPAGEIALVGARIITMAGTGRAEVIDHGDIVVRSNRIVAIGPAGRVTIPSGATRIDATGKTIMPGIVDAHAHLGGPGDGLIPQANWPLMANLAFGVTTSHDPSNDTETVFTMSEMVRTGALVGPRLFSTGTILYGAETPFKSVVSSIEDARSHMRRMKAVGAFSVKSYNQQRRDARQMIIKAAREQEMLVVPEGGSLLYYNETMMLDGHTGIEHNLPVPNLYKDVTTLFAKSGLGYTPTLIVSYGSQSGENYWYQHDDVFRNERLMTFVPRDVVLPRARRRGMSSSDDYAHVLVSKGAKAVLAAGGKVQLGAHGQLQGLGAHWELWMLQQGGMTNLEALQAATIAGAQYLGLDKDLGSLETGKLADLIVLDGNPLADIRQSQTVRMVMANGRLYDAATLNQLAPVAQPRKKLYWER, encoded by the coding sequence ATGACAGGACGATTCGCATCTGCCCTCGCCGTGCTGTTGACGCTCGGCATCGCGCTTTCCGCCCAGCAGCCACCCGCGCAGCCGCCGCCCGCGTCGCCGCCACCCGCGGTTCCTGCGGCTGACGCGAAGAAGGAACCGGCCTGGGACATCACCGCCCCGCTCGGACCGACACACGTCGTCGAGTTCGAGACCGACGAAGGCACCTGGATGAACGTGGACGTCAGCCCGGACGGGCAGACGATCGTATTCGACCTGCTGGGAGACCTCTACACGATGCCGATCGCAGGATCGGGATCGGGCCTGGCCACGCGCGTCACGAGCGGGCCGGCGTTCGACATGCAGCCGCGCTTCAGTCCCGATGGCAAGCGCATCGCGTTCAGCAGCGATCGCGACGGCCTGTGGAACATCTGGGTGATGAACGCCGATGGCAACAAGCCGTCGCTGGTCTCGAAGGAGAACCGCTGGTTCGTCAACAGCCCGACGTGGGCGCCAGATGGCCAATCGATCTACGCGCGAAAGCATTTCGTCAAGCAGCGCTCCCTCGGCGCGGGAGAGATCTGGCAGTTCCACGTGGCAGGCGGCGATGGCCTGCAGGTCACCGAGAAGAACGGGTGGCAGAAGGATGCCGGCGAGCCGGCGATCTCGCCCGACGGCCAGGTCCTCTACTACAGCAAGGACGTCACGCCCGGGGAGACCTTCGAATACAACAAGGACCCGTTCGGAACGATTTACGCGATCATGCGGCGCGACCTGAAGACCGGCAAGGAACGGTCGGTCACGGCACGGCCGGGCGGCTCGATCACGCCGCGCGTCTCCCCCGATGGCAAGTCGCTCGCATTCATCCGTCGTGTCGACCTCGGCAGCCGCCTGTTCGTGCGTGACCTCGCAACCGGCGTCGAGCGCAGCGTGTTCGACGGTCTCGACAAGGACCTGCAGGAAGCGTGGGCGGTGCACGGCGTGTATGCGCAGTACGCGTGGACGCCGGACGGCAAGGGCTTCGTCATCTGGGGCAGGGGCGGCCTGTGGCGCGTCGATCTCGCCTCGAAGACCGGCACCAGGATCCCGTTCCGCGCCGGGGTCGAGCAGACGGTCAACGACCCGCTGCGGTTCAGTCGCGAGGTGGCGCCAGAACGCGTCCCGGTGCGGATGCTGCGACATGTGAAGGTGGCGCCCGACGGCCGCAGCGTGGTGTACAGCGCTCTCGGGCACCTGTACGTACGCGGACTGCCCGATGGCGAGCCGCGTCGCCTCACGCAGGACCCGGCCCACGAGGCGTGGCCCACGTTCTCTCCCGACGGCCGCCAGATTGCGTACGTGACCTGGGATGACGAGGCGAGGGGCCGGCTGAAGGTGATTGGCACCGACGGGCAGGGCGGCCGTGACGTCATCGCCACACCGGGACAGTACGCGGCCCCCTCGTTCTCGCCAGATGGCGCGTCGATCGTGTACCGCGCCACGGGACCCGATACCGGCCGCGACATCAACTATGCCGCCGAGAGCGGCGTGTTCATCGTGCCTGCCGCGGGCGGTACATCGAAGAAGGTCTCCGATGGCGGCCAGGAGCCACTCTTCAACCGCGATGGGACGCGGATCTTCCTTCGCGAGCGTCGCGGAGATCAGGCCGTGCTCCGCAGCGTCACCCTCGAGGGCGGCGACGAGATCGTCCACGTCCAGTCCGAGAACGCGATCCAGATCGTGCCGTCGCCGGACAACAAGTGGGTGGCGTTCGAGGAGCGCTTCCGTACCTACGTGATGCCGTTGCCGGCCACAGGACGCCCGGCGACCATCGCGCCTGGCGGGTCCGCCTACCCGGTGGCGCAGGTGTCGCGCGACACCGGCTTCTCGCTGCATTGGTCGGCCGACAGCCAGCGCGTGCACTGGGCGCTCGGTCCCGAGCTGTACACGCGCGACCTGACGAAGACGTTCGCCTTCGTCGAAGGCGGTCAGGACGTCCCGTCGCCGCCGGAAACGGCCGGCGTCAACATCGGCTTCACGCAGGCGAGCGACGCGCCGGCGGGCGAGATCGCCCTGGTCGGCGCCCGCATCATCACCATGGCCGGCACCGGACGCGCCGAAGTGATCGACCACGGCGACATCGTCGTCCGCAGCAACCGCATCGTGGCAATCGGTCCGGCGGGTCGGGTCACCATTCCCTCGGGCGCGACGCGGATCGACGCGACCGGCAAGACGATCATGCCCGGCATCGTCGACGCCCACGCGCACCTGGGGGGACCAGGTGACGGGCTGATCCCGCAGGCCAACTGGCCGCTGATGGCCAACCTGGCGTTCGGCGTCACCACGTCGCACGATCCGTCCAACGACACCGAGACCGTGTTCACGATGTCCGAGATGGTGCGAACGGGCGCGCTGGTCGGGCCGCGGCTGTTCTCGACGGGCACCATACTCTACGGCGCGGAAACGCCGTTCAAGTCCGTGGTCAGCTCGATCGAGGATGCTCGCTCGCACATGCGTCGCATGAAGGCCGTTGGCGCCTTCTCGGTCAAGAGCTACAACCAGCAGCGCCGGGATGCACGGCAGATGATCATCAAGGCCGCACGCGAGCAGGAGATGCTCGTCGTGCCGGAGGGCGGCTCGCTGCTCTACTACAACGAGACCATGATGCTCGACGGCCATACCGGCATCGAGCACAACCTGCCGGTGCCGAACCTGTACAAGGACGTGACGACGCTCTTTGCAAAAAGCGGCCTCGGCTACACGCCGACGCTCATCGTCTCGTACGGATCGCAGAGCGGCGAGAACTACTGGTACCAGCATGACGACGTGTTCCGGAACGAGCGGCTGATGACGTTCGTGCCGCGCGACGTCGTGCTGCCGCGGGCGCGGCGCCGCGGCATGTCGTCGTCGGACGACTACGCGCACGTGCTCGTCTCGAAGGGCGCCAAGGCGGTGCTCGCGGCTGGAGGGAAGGTCCAGCTCGGCGCCCACGGACAGCTGCAGGGCCTCGGTGCGCACTGGGAACTCTGGATGCTGCAGCAGGGCGGCATGACCAACCTCGAGGCACTCCAGGCGGCGACCATCGCCGGCGCGCAGTATCTCGGCCTGGACAAGGACCTGGGCTCGCTCGAAACCGGCAAGCTCGCCGACCTCATCGTGCTCGACGGCAACCCGCTCGCCGACATCCGCCAGAGCCAGACGGTGCGGATGGTGATGGCCAACGGGCGGCTGTATGATGCGGCCACGTTGAACCAGCTGGCCCCCGTCGCCCAGCCGCGGAAGAAGCTGTATTGGGAGAGGTAG
- a CDS encoding DNA-3-methyladenine glycosylase family protein, protein MIPVRFTPETCRTATRTLARRDLVLARLIKAHGPCTLGTRIRRDSFAALVRAIVFQQLSTGAATTIYTRVMATMNVTACPPPATWLCTPAESLRSAGLSTQKTRYILDLCRHVTDGSLDTRRLHRMSDDDVIATLTQVKGIGRWTAEMFLMFHLQRPDVLPLGDLGVVTGFAKVYGNGTKFTADEMTAHAEAWRPYRSIGSWYMWRALEAK, encoded by the coding sequence ATGATACCCGTTCGCTTCACGCCGGAGACCTGCCGTACCGCCACCCGCACGCTGGCACGCCGCGACCTGGTGCTGGCGCGCTTGATCAAGGCGCACGGCCCGTGCACGCTCGGCACCCGGATACGACGCGACAGCTTCGCGGCCCTGGTGCGCGCCATCGTCTTCCAGCAACTCTCGACCGGCGCCGCCACCACCATCTACACGCGCGTCATGGCGACGATGAACGTGACCGCCTGCCCACCGCCGGCGACGTGGCTGTGCACGCCCGCGGAGAGCCTGCGCTCGGCCGGCCTCAGCACGCAGAAGACGCGGTACATCCTCGACTTGTGCCGGCACGTCACCGACGGCTCGCTCGACACGCGCCGGCTGCACAGGATGTCGGACGACGACGTCATCGCCACGCTCACGCAGGTGAAGGGCATCGGCCGCTGGACCGCCGAGATGTTCCTGATGTTCCACCTGCAACGACCCGACGTGCTGCCGCTTGGTGATCTCGGCGTCGTGACCGGGTTCGCGAAGGTCTATGGCAATGGCACGAAGTTCACGGCCGACGAGATGACGGCGCACGCCGAGGCATGGCGTCCGTACCGGAGCATCGGCTCGTGGTACATGTGGCGAGCGCTCGAGGCGAAGTAA
- a CDS encoding GMC oxidoreductase, protein MPVQSVAKVHPVIVVGSGASGGMAAWNLTRQGVDVLLLDAGEKFDRAKFWTHVTPWEDRARRARGERPPEFFLDTKEQPYLTPEGKDFQLNRAWGIGGKTNVWGRVSLRYSEMDFRAGERDGWDIPWPIHYSDLAPYYDKVDQLIGVCGGDDDSEVLPGSKYFLPPPQMRCAEVAMWRASATIGIPFVRGRRANMTKPVRGFPACHYCGQCGRGCDTASFFCSADHLLPDAMKTGKLEIRSNAVAARVLVDDKGLAKGIQYFDRKTGAEQQVLGKVVVIGASCVDTTRILLNSTSLHHPNGIGNGSDVIGRFLCEQIRLNARGFMPSLYGKAATDDKGISGEHVYMPRFNHRPDRKRDYLRGFGMQFWNTGTNSEGAGHYARGLPGFGSGYKDEVRKRFPAYVELHPFGEVLPYADNRITVDKAKTDRYGVPLLHIDYSTRDNERKMFEHMADTLEEIAHASGIELFDYRRGEADRNGSAIHEHGTCRMGDDSKKSALNKFNQMHEVKNLFVVDGSSFTAASEKNPTITILSLAWRATDYLAEELKRGNL, encoded by the coding sequence ATGCCCGTCCAATCAGTCGCGAAGGTTCACCCCGTCATCGTCGTCGGCTCCGGTGCGTCGGGCGGCATGGCGGCGTGGAACCTGACCCGCCAGGGCGTGGACGTGCTGCTGCTGGACGCCGGCGAGAAGTTCGATCGGGCGAAGTTCTGGACGCACGTGACGCCGTGGGAAGACCGGGCGCGGCGGGCGCGCGGCGAGCGGCCGCCCGAGTTCTTCCTCGACACGAAGGAGCAGCCGTACCTCACGCCGGAGGGCAAGGACTTTCAGCTCAACCGCGCCTGGGGCATCGGCGGCAAGACCAACGTCTGGGGCCGCGTCAGCCTGCGCTACAGCGAGATGGACTTCCGTGCCGGCGAGCGCGATGGCTGGGACATCCCGTGGCCCATCCACTACAGCGACCTCGCGCCGTACTACGACAAGGTCGACCAACTGATTGGCGTGTGTGGCGGCGACGACGACTCGGAGGTGCTGCCGGGCAGCAAGTACTTCCTGCCGCCTCCGCAGATGCGGTGCGCCGAGGTCGCGATGTGGCGCGCGAGCGCGACGATCGGGATCCCGTTCGTCCGCGGCCGGCGCGCCAACATGACCAAGCCGGTGCGAGGCTTCCCGGCGTGCCACTACTGCGGCCAATGCGGGCGTGGCTGTGACACCGCCTCCTTCTTCTGTTCGGCCGACCACCTGCTGCCGGACGCGATGAAGACCGGCAAGCTCGAGATCCGGTCCAACGCCGTCGCCGCCCGCGTCCTCGTGGACGACAAGGGCCTCGCGAAGGGCATCCAGTACTTCGATCGAAAAACCGGCGCGGAGCAGCAGGTGCTCGGCAAGGTCGTCGTCATCGGTGCGAGTTGCGTGGACACCACGCGCATCCTGCTCAACTCGACGTCCTTGCATCATCCCAACGGCATCGGCAACGGCAGCGACGTCATCGGCCGCTTTCTCTGCGAGCAGATCCGCTTGAACGCCCGCGGCTTCATGCCGTCGCTGTACGGCAAGGCGGCGACCGACGACAAGGGCATCAGCGGCGAGCACGTGTACATGCCCCGCTTCAACCATCGTCCGGATCGCAAGCGCGACTACCTGCGCGGCTTCGGCATGCAATTCTGGAACACGGGCACCAACTCCGAGGGTGCCGGCCACTACGCGCGCGGGCTGCCTGGTTTTGGCAGCGGCTACAAGGACGAGGTCCGCAAGCGCTTCCCGGCTTATGTGGAACTCCACCCGTTCGGCGAGGTGCTGCCGTACGCCGACAACCGCATCACGGTGGACAAGGCGAAGACCGACAGGTACGGCGTGCCGCTGCTGCACATCGATTACTCGACGCGAGACAACGAGCGCAAGATGTTCGAGCACATGGCCGACACGCTCGAGGAGATCGCCCATGCATCGGGCATCGAGCTGTTCGATTACCGGCGCGGTGAAGCCGACCGCAACGGATCCGCGATTCACGAACACGGCACCTGCCGCATGGGCGACGATTCGAAGAAGTCGGCCCTGAACAAGTTCAACCAGATGCACGAGGTGAAGAACCTGTTCGTCGTGGACGGATCATCCTTCACGGCAGCGTCAGAGAAGAATCCGACGATCACGATCCTCTCGCTCGCCTGGCGCGCGACCGACTACCTCGCCGAGGAACTGAAGCGAGGCAACCTGTAG
- a CDS encoding mechanosensitive ion channel family protein, which translates to MAQTFPSLRCAVFALAVLLVLTTPVLAQMPKAPAPQAAPVAPPEAEPPPEEIANDSPAASVRAFLEAANRSRWDEAGRYLSLTAANASRRRELAERLKGVLDSRRLIDVDTLSGASAGKLDDGLPPQVEQVAVLAIDGEDQPLRLRRTSDKVGTYWAFSPMTVSHIDDWYSELPDRWIRSLLTGGRTNFLLSAGPLGLLWWQWLALPILAGLSWVAARLLRGVSGPLIGIITARTTNPWVDQLAASLGRPLTLAFSLMVFGLGCSAMQFSASALGWVGALVRSGLVFALFWALWRTIAVFAALTLTRPWARTNPATLSLLTVGSNILRGAVVALGVLAMVAALGYPVGTVLAGLGIGGLALAFGAQKTVENVFGSMALAVDQPLRVGDLVKVEDFVGTVEDIGLRSTRFRTLDRTVVSIPNGKLADQRLESFQLRDRMRLATTVGLTYATTRQQMQAVLAGFERVLRSHPRIWADTVIVKFEAFGSSSLDIEVMAWFEVTTWTAFEECRQDVLLEFMQVVEEAGSSFAFPTRTIHLVQDQPSRSPVDPRPA; encoded by the coding sequence ATGGCCCAGACCTTCCCTTCGCTGCGGTGCGCCGTGTTCGCCTTGGCGGTGCTGCTCGTCCTGACGACCCCGGTCCTTGCGCAGATGCCGAAAGCGCCGGCGCCCCAGGCAGCCCCTGTCGCGCCACCCGAGGCCGAACCACCGCCGGAGGAGATTGCGAACGACTCCCCGGCCGCCTCCGTCCGTGCCTTCCTCGAGGCGGCCAACCGCAGCCGCTGGGACGAGGCCGGCCGGTACCTGTCGCTCACCGCGGCCAACGCCTCCAGGCGACGGGAACTCGCCGAGCGGCTCAAGGGCGTCCTCGACAGCCGTCGGCTGATCGACGTCGACACCCTGTCCGGTGCGTCGGCGGGCAAGTTGGACGACGGTCTGCCGCCTCAGGTCGAGCAGGTTGCTGTGCTGGCGATCGACGGCGAGGACCAGCCACTGCGCTTGAGGCGCACCTCCGACAAGGTCGGCACGTACTGGGCGTTTTCGCCGATGACCGTCTCGCACATCGACGACTGGTACAGCGAGCTGCCCGACCGGTGGATTCGCAGCCTCCTGACTGGCGGTCGTACCAACTTTCTCCTGAGCGCCGGACCGCTCGGGCTGCTGTGGTGGCAATGGCTCGCACTGCCGATCCTGGCTGGCCTCTCCTGGGTCGCGGCGCGGTTGCTGCGGGGGGTGTCGGGGCCGCTGATCGGCATCATCACCGCACGCACGACCAATCCCTGGGTCGACCAACTCGCCGCCAGTCTCGGCCGGCCACTCACGCTGGCCTTCTCCTTGATGGTGTTCGGCCTCGGTTGCAGCGCCATGCAATTCAGCGCGTCCGCCCTCGGGTGGGTGGGCGCGCTGGTGCGGTCAGGCCTGGTGTTTGCCCTGTTCTGGGCGCTCTGGCGCACGATTGCCGTGTTCGCGGCGTTGACGCTCACCAGGCCGTGGGCACGGACCAATCCCGCCACGCTCAGCCTGTTGACCGTGGGTTCCAACATCCTCCGGGGGGCGGTCGTGGCGCTCGGCGTGCTGGCCATGGTCGCGGCCCTGGGCTATCCGGTCGGCACTGTGCTCGCTGGCCTCGGCATCGGAGGCCTGGCGCTGGCGTTCGGCGCGCAGAAGACCGTGGAGAACGTCTTCGGCTCCATGGCGCTCGCCGTCGACCAGCCGTTGCGGGTCGGGGACCTCGTCAAGGTCGAGGACTTCGTCGGCACCGTCGAGGACATCGGCCTGCGTTCGACGCGGTTCCGCACGCTCGACCGGACGGTGGTCAGCATTCCGAACGGCAAGCTGGCCGACCAGCGGCTCGAGTCGTTCCAGTTGCGTGACCGGATGCGGCTCGCGACGACGGTGGGACTGACGTACGCCACGACGCGGCAGCAGATGCAGGCCGTGCTCGCGGGCTTCGAGCGGGTCCTGCGGTCGCATCCCCGCATCTGGGCGGACACGGTGATCGTCAAGTTCGAGGCGTTCGGCTCGAGCTCGCTCGATATCGAAGTCATGGCCTGGTTCGAGGTGACGACTTGGACGGCGTTCGAGGAGTGCCGGCAGGACGTGCTGCTCGAGTTCATGCAGGTGGTCGAAGAAGCCGGCTCGAGCTTCGCCTTTCCGACACGGACCATCCATCTCGTACAAGATCAGCCGTCGCGGAGTCCAGTCGATCCGCGCCCGGCGTGA
- a CDS encoding GMC oxidoreductase translates to MIQSSAKVYPVIVIGSGASGGMAAWNLTRQGVDVLLLDAGEKFDRAKFWTHVTPWDARVRRARGEQPPPFVLDPEEQPWLTPADRDFELIRVWGLGGKTNIWGRVSLRYSEMDFRAGERDGWDIPWPIRYSDVAPYYDKVDQLIGVCGGDDDYDSLPGSKHFLPPPAMRCAEVALSRAGQRLKMPFVRIRRAVKTVAHNGFPACHHCGQCGRGCDTASFFCSADHLLPDALKTGKLEIRSNAVVARVLVDDNGLAKGVQYFDRKTGVERQVLGKVVVMGASCVDTTRILLNSTSSRHPNGIGNGSDVIGRYLCEQVRFHARGFMPALYGSATRDDRGIGGEHAYMPRFNHRDGHRRDYLRGFGMQLWATGCHEDGAGHFAGRLPGFGTAFKTDVRKHYPAWVEMHPYGEVLGYRDNRITVDPTRTDRYGVPLLHIDYRIRENERVMLQHMGDTVEELAKTAGIELVDYTRGATDRNGSAIHEHGTCRMGDDPKKSALNKFNQMHEVKNVFVVDGSSFTTASEKNPTITILAIAWRATDYLAEEMKRGNM, encoded by the coding sequence ATGATCCAATCGTCCGCGAAGGTCTACCCTGTCATCGTCATCGGTTCCGGCGCCTCCGGCGGCATGGCCGCGTGGAACCTCACCCGCCAGGGCGTCGACGTGCTGTTGCTCGATGCCGGCGAGAAGTTCGACCGGGCGAAATTCTGGACGCACGTGACGCCGTGGGATGCGCGGGTGCGCCGTGCGCGCGGCGAACAGCCGCCGCCGTTCGTGCTCGATCCGGAGGAACAGCCCTGGCTGACGCCAGCGGACCGTGATTTCGAGTTGATCCGCGTCTGGGGCCTCGGCGGCAAGACCAACATCTGGGGGCGCGTCAGCCTGCGCTACAGCGAGATGGACTTCCGTGCTGGCGAGCGCGACGGCTGGGACATCCCGTGGCCGATCCGCTACAGCGATGTCGCGCCGTACTACGACAAGGTCGATCAGCTGATCGGCGTGTGCGGCGGCGACGACGACTACGATTCGCTGCCGGGCAGCAAGCACTTCCTTCCACCGCCGGCGATGCGGTGCGCCGAGGTCGCGTTGTCTCGGGCCGGGCAGCGGCTGAAGATGCCGTTCGTCCGGATTCGTCGCGCCGTCAAGACGGTCGCGCACAATGGCTTTCCCGCCTGCCATCACTGTGGGCAATGCGGCCGCGGCTGTGACACGGCGTCGTTCTTCTGCTCGGCCGACCACCTGCTGCCGGATGCCCTGAAGACCGGCAAGCTCGAGATCCGCTCCAACGCCGTCGTCGCCCGCGTGCTCGTGGACGACAACGGCCTGGCGAAGGGCGTCCAGTACTTCGACCGAAAGACCGGCGTGGAGCGACAGGTGCTCGGCAAGGTCGTGGTGATGGGTGCGAGCTGCGTCGATACCACTCGCATCCTGCTGAACTCCACGTCTTCGCGGCATCCCAACGGCATCGGCAACGGCAGCGACGTCATCGGCCGCTACCTCTGCGAACAGGTGCGCTTCCATGCGCGCGGGTTCATGCCCGCCTTGTACGGGTCGGCGACCAGGGACGACCGCGGCATCGGCGGCGAGCATGCGTACATGCCGCGCTTCAACCACCGCGACGGCCACCGGCGCGACTACCTGCGCGGTTTCGGCATGCAGTTGTGGGCTACCGGCTGTCACGAGGACGGCGCCGGCCACTTCGCGGGACGCCTGCCAGGCTTCGGCACGGCGTTCAAGACTGATGTCCGCAAACACTACCCGGCCTGGGTGGAGATGCACCCCTACGGCGAGGTGCTGGGCTATCGCGACAACCGCATCACCGTCGACCCGACCAGGACCGATCGCTACGGAGTGCCGCTGCTGCACATCGACTACCGGATTCGCGAGAACGAGCGCGTGATGCTGCAGCACATGGGGGACACGGTCGAGGAACTCGCGAAGACTGCCGGAATCGAACTGGTCGACTACACGCGCGGCGCAACGGATCGGAACGGATCCGCCATCCACGAGCACGGCACGTGCCGCATGGGCGATGACCCGAAGAAGTCGGCACTGAACAAGTTCAACCAGATGCACGAGGTGAAGAACGTGTTCGTCGTGGATGGGTCGTCGTTCACCACCGCCTCGGAGAAGAACCCCACGATCACCATCCTGGCGATTGCCTGGCGAGCCACGGATTACCTGGCCGAGGAGATGAAGCGCGGCAACATGTAG